One Leclercia pneumoniae genomic region harbors:
- the hslJ gene encoding heat shock protein HslJ, which yields MKTLVAVTLLSLTLTGCVNPGKASVQKDQLQNHRFVLESVNGAAVKPSATPPEIAFGEKMAVSGVMCNRFSGEGKLSEGELKVKEMAMTRKLCTDPQRNELDNTLSTMLRKGAQVDLTQDQLTLATAETTLMFKRVE from the coding sequence ATGAAAACGCTCGTTGCAGTAACGCTGTTAAGCCTGACCCTGACCGGCTGTGTAAACCCAGGGAAAGCCTCAGTGCAAAAAGATCAGTTACAGAACCACCGCTTTGTGCTGGAAAGTGTTAACGGCGCCGCCGTAAAGCCCTCCGCCACACCACCTGAAATCGCGTTTGGTGAGAAAATGGCCGTATCCGGGGTGATGTGTAACCGCTTCAGCGGTGAAGGGAAGCTCTCAGAGGGAGAACTGAAGGTCAAAGAGATGGCGATGACGCGCAAACTCTGTACCGACCCTCAGCGTAATGAGCTGGATAATACGCTCAGCACTATGCTGCGCAAAGGCGCGCAGGTTGACCTCACCCAGGATCAATTAACCCTGGCGACGGCAGAAACGACGTTGATGTTTAAACGTGTGGAGTAA
- a CDS encoding 2-hydroxyacid dehydrogenase, whose translation MKLAVYSTKQYDKKYLQQVNEAYGFELEFFDFLLTEKTAKTAHGCEAVCIFVNDDGSRPVLEELKKQGVKYIALRCAGFNNVDLDAAKELGLKVVRVPAYSPEAVAEHAIGMMMSLNRRIHRAYQRTRDANFSLEGLTGFTMYGKTAGVVGTGKIGVAALRILKGFGMRLLAFDPYPSAAALDLGVEYVDLPTLFSQSDVISLHCPLTPENYHLLNQSAFDQMKDGVMIINTSRGGLVDSQAAIEALKTQKIGALGMDVYENERDLFFEDKSNDVIQDDVFRRLSACHNVLFTGHQAFLTAEALISISETTLGNLSQLAKGEESPNALV comes from the coding sequence ATGAAACTCGCGGTATATAGCACAAAGCAGTACGATAAAAAGTACCTGCAACAGGTTAACGAGGCGTATGGCTTCGAGCTTGAATTTTTCGACTTTCTGCTGACTGAAAAAACGGCCAAAACGGCGCACGGCTGCGAAGCCGTCTGCATTTTCGTCAATGATGACGGGAGCAGACCGGTGCTGGAAGAGCTAAAGAAACAGGGAGTGAAGTATATCGCCCTGCGCTGTGCGGGCTTCAATAATGTGGACCTCGATGCCGCCAAAGAGCTGGGGCTGAAAGTGGTTCGCGTCCCGGCCTACTCTCCGGAAGCCGTGGCTGAACATGCCATTGGTATGATGATGTCCCTGAACCGTCGTATTCACCGTGCCTATCAGCGCACCCGTGATGCGAATTTCTCCCTCGAAGGTCTGACCGGCTTTACCATGTACGGTAAAACAGCTGGGGTGGTCGGTACCGGTAAAATTGGCGTAGCGGCACTGCGTATTCTGAAAGGTTTCGGTATGCGTCTGCTGGCGTTTGATCCCTATCCGAGCGCAGCGGCGCTGGATCTCGGCGTTGAGTATGTTGATCTGCCGACGCTCTTCTCCCAGTCCGATGTGATCTCCCTGCACTGCCCGCTGACCCCGGAAAACTACCACCTGCTCAATCAGAGCGCTTTCGACCAGATGAAAGACGGGGTGATGATTATCAACACCAGCCGTGGCGGTCTGGTTGATTCTCAGGCCGCGATCGAAGCGCTGAAAACGCAGAAAATCGGTGCGCTGGGGATGGATGTTTACGAGAACGAACGCGATCTCTTCTTTGAAGACAAATCAAACGACGTGATTCAGGATGACGTGTTCCGTCGCCTGTCGGCCTGCCATAACGTGCTGTTCACCGGCCACCAGGCCTTCCTGACGGCCGAAGCCTTGATCAGCATCTCTGAGACCACCCTCGGTAACCTCAGCCAGCTGGCCAAAGGGGAAGAGAGCCCGAACGCGCTGGTATAA
- a CDS encoding YdbH family protein, with protein MKGKYKAAIALLLLLLLLPLTLLMTLAQWVPTLAGIWLPVGTRIAFEKSPHLTRHALVIPDLRYLVEDCEIARIENATLSHPSRWKFDAAAVTLNSACFSKIPQSAPSAAAPKTLAEWQSLLPNTWLSIDRLTLAPWQQWQGRITASLTPKVQEIHYDGESIKLRGTLRGQNLTVSDVEIQLPDSPQPVKLVGEFTLPLVPDGLPVQGHAVTTFSVPQVNSPVDAELEWQDNRGQLVMIARESGEPLLDLPWQITPEQFSISDGRWSWTQSGIPLGGRLGVRIENWQQGIDKAIISGRMNVVTSGDAGKGNAVLSFGPGTLSMDNSNMPLHLNGEAKQDDLIFYAGLPATLTGSLTDPKLAFAPGALLRSRGRLINALNIDEVRWPLAGVTLTGNGIDGRLQAILRAHENEMGNFTLHLDGQANNFLPDKGLWQWRYWGEGHFLPMQARWDVAGKGEWRDTVIALNALSTGFDKLQYGSMLASKPRLVLESPVRWQRDPADPHFSGALAFNAQETTFTGGSVLPPSTLTFSVDGTDPTLFQFKGALHAGAIGPVQVNGRWDGERLRGQAWWPQQSLNVFQPLVPPDWKMKLRDGELYAQVAFSAAADQGFEAGGHGVLKNGSVWMPDNEINGVDFVLPFRFSEGAWSLGTHGPVTLRIAEVKNQVTMHHITADLQGDYPWREEAPLLLTDVNVELLGGKVTMQQLRMPQHDAALLRVQNISSSELISAVNPKQFTLSGPVSGALPFWLNNDKWIIKDGWLSNAGPMTLRIDKNTADAIVKDNMAAGVAIDWLRYMEISQSWTKLNVDNLGELTLSSTLKGISRVDGKSNAVNLNYTHQENVFTLWRSLRFGDNLQAWLEQNATLPATHCPKGKECEEQQ; from the coding sequence ATGAAGGGTAAATACAAAGCCGCCATCGCGCTCCTTCTGCTGCTGTTACTGCTGCCATTGACGCTGCTGATGACCCTTGCCCAGTGGGTTCCGACCCTGGCCGGGATCTGGCTGCCAGTGGGGACCCGCATTGCCTTCGAAAAAAGCCCGCACCTGACGCGCCACGCCCTGGTCATCCCCGATCTGCGCTATCTGGTAGAAGATTGCGAAATCGCGCGCATCGAAAATGCCACGCTCTCTCACCCCAGCCGCTGGAAGTTCGACGCCGCTGCGGTCACGCTTAATAGCGCCTGTTTCAGCAAAATTCCGCAAAGCGCACCGAGCGCAGCCGCCCCGAAGACCCTTGCGGAGTGGCAATCGTTACTGCCCAACACCTGGCTGAGTATTGATCGCCTGACCCTGGCGCCCTGGCAGCAGTGGCAAGGCAGAATTACCGCTTCACTGACCCCGAAAGTGCAGGAAATCCATTACGACGGTGAATCAATCAAGCTGCGGGGTACGCTGCGCGGACAAAATCTTACCGTCAGCGATGTTGAGATCCAGTTGCCAGACTCGCCCCAGCCGGTGAAGCTGGTGGGCGAATTCACGCTTCCGCTCGTACCGGACGGCCTGCCGGTACAGGGGCATGCCGTGACCACCTTCTCGGTGCCCCAGGTTAACTCACCGGTTGATGCCGAACTGGAGTGGCAGGATAACAGAGGTCAACTGGTGATGATTGCCCGCGAAAGCGGCGAGCCGTTGCTGGATCTTCCCTGGCAGATCACCCCGGAGCAATTCTCCATCAGCGATGGCCGCTGGAGCTGGACGCAATCGGGCATTCCGCTTGGCGGTCGGCTGGGGGTGCGAATTGAAAACTGGCAGCAGGGCATCGATAAGGCCATTATTTCTGGCCGGATGAACGTAGTCACCTCCGGTGATGCCGGAAAGGGTAACGCCGTGCTCAGCTTTGGCCCCGGTACGTTAAGTATGGATAACAGCAATATGCCGCTGCATCTTAACGGTGAGGCCAAGCAGGATGATCTCATTTTCTACGCCGGGCTCCCGGCAACGCTGACGGGCAGCCTGACCGATCCTAAACTGGCTTTTGCCCCCGGGGCGCTGCTACGGTCGCGTGGCCGTCTCATCAACGCACTGAATATTGATGAAGTGCGGTGGCCATTGGCCGGGGTCACGCTTACCGGTAATGGCATTGATGGACGTTTACAGGCCATTTTGCGCGCGCATGAAAATGAGATGGGTAACTTCACCCTCCATCTTGACGGCCAGGCGAACAACTTTTTGCCGGATAAGGGGCTGTGGCAGTGGCGTTACTGGGGCGAGGGACATTTTCTGCCCATGCAGGCGCGTTGGGATGTAGCAGGCAAGGGCGAATGGCGCGACACGGTGATTGCGCTGAACGCGCTCTCCACCGGCTTTGATAAACTGCAATACGGCTCTATGCTCGCCAGCAAGCCACGGCTGGTACTGGAAAGCCCGGTGCGCTGGCAGCGAGACCCTGCCGATCCCCATTTTAGCGGCGCGCTGGCCTTTAATGCACAAGAGACGACCTTTACCGGCGGCAGCGTGCTGCCGCCCTCCACCCTGACGTTCAGCGTCGATGGCACCGATCCCACGCTCTTCCAGTTTAAAGGAGCGCTGCACGCCGGGGCTATCGGCCCGGTACAGGTGAATGGCCGTTGGGATGGCGAACGTCTACGCGGGCAGGCGTGGTGGCCGCAGCAGTCGTTAAACGTCTTCCAGCCCCTGGTCCCGCCTGACTGGAAAATGAAGCTGCGCGATGGGGAGCTCTATGCCCAGGTCGCCTTTTCTGCGGCGGCGGATCAAGGTTTTGAGGCGGGAGGACATGGCGTGCTAAAAAACGGCAGCGTCTGGATGCCCGACAACGAGATCAACGGCGTCGATTTCGTCCTGCCATTCCGCTTCAGCGAGGGGGCCTGGTCGCTGGGCACCCACGGCCCGGTCACGCTGCGTATCGCGGAGGTGAAAAACCAGGTGACGATGCACCATATTACCGCCGACCTGCAGGGTGATTACCCCTGGCGCGAAGAGGCGCCGCTGCTGTTAACCGACGTTAACGTCGAACTGTTGGGGGGCAAGGTCACCATGCAGCAACTGCGGATGCCCCAGCATGATGCGGCATTATTACGCGTGCAGAATATCTCCTCCAGCGAGCTGATCAGCGCCGTGAATCCGAAGCAGTTTACCCTCTCCGGACCAGTGAGCGGGGCGCTGCCGTTCTGGCTGAATAACGATAAGTGGATTATCAAAGATGGCTGGCTCTCTAACGCCGGGCCAATGACCCTGCGTATCGATAAAAACACGGCAGACGCGATCGTAAAAGACAACATGGCCGCCGGCGTCGCTATCGACTGGCTGCGCTACATGGAAATTTCTCAGTCGTGGACAAAACTCAATGTAGATAACCTGGGGGAGCTGACGCTATCGTCAACGCTGAAAGGCATCAGCCGCGTGGATGGCAAATCGAATGCCGTTAACCTGAACTACACCCATCAGGAAAATGTGTTTACTCTCTGGCGCAGCCTGCGCTTTGGCGACAACCTGCAAGCGTGGCTTGAACAGAACGCCACCTTACCAGCAACCCACTGCCCGAAGGGCAAGGAATGTGAGGAACAACAATGA
- a CDS encoding YdbL family protein — MKKSLAIILLTLGLCAQASALTLNEARSQGRVGETLDGYLAPVAQDRETLALVAQINQARTDSYQKLADSNNIPVDEVAKMAGIKLVERARPGEYVKGINGKWLKK, encoded by the coding sequence ATGAAGAAATCCTTAGCCATCATTCTGCTTACGCTGGGACTCTGCGCGCAGGCCTCGGCGCTCACGTTGAACGAAGCCCGCAGCCAGGGGCGTGTAGGGGAGACGCTGGACGGATACCTGGCGCCCGTGGCTCAGGATCGCGAGACGCTGGCGCTGGTGGCGCAAATTAACCAGGCGCGTACCGACAGCTATCAAAAACTGGCGGACAGTAACAATATTCCGGTAGACGAAGTGGCCAAAATGGCTGGCATCAAGCTGGTGGAGCGCGCCCGCCCCGGTGAGTATGTCAAAGGCATTAACGGCAAGTGGCTAAAGAAGTGA
- a CDS encoding YnbE family lipoprotein: MRTLAGGVVAVVVMLLTGCTPRIEVAAPKEPITINMNVKIEHEIHIKVDKDVEALLKSRSDLF; encoded by the coding sequence ATGAGAACACTGGCCGGTGGCGTCGTCGCCGTGGTCGTTATGCTGCTGACGGGCTGTACGCCGCGTATCGAAGTGGCGGCCCCGAAAGAGCCCATCACCATCAATATGAACGTGAAGATCGAACACGAAATTCACATTAAAGTGGATAAAGACGTGGAAGCGCTGCTGAAATCCCGCAGCGATCTATTCTGA
- the feaR gene encoding transcriptional regulator FeaR produces MACVSEQERFQHWLAQINAVCGSFAARPMNGEFFGELESTWTGNLKLSTVTAGGVNLFRTRQEIKHSNDAWFYTVFQLEGVAGLEQDDRQITLAAGDISLIDASRPCSLYWQEKSRQISLLLPRQILEQHFRFQEVSCAQKLSHTLPTVQLSHRLMQESMSNPTLSEQESEAALEAMVCLLRPVLQQRESTLPRKERQFKSVLSLIDDHIQAEHLRPEWIAAESGMSVRSLYRMFADKGLVVAQYIKNRRLDLCAQMLRATRDEEKLAGIGYSWGFTDHSHFSTAFKQRFGISPGEYRKRHR; encoded by the coding sequence ATGGCGTGCGTAAGCGAACAGGAAAGATTTCAGCACTGGCTGGCGCAAATTAACGCGGTTTGCGGCAGTTTCGCAGCCCGGCCAATGAACGGTGAATTTTTTGGCGAGCTGGAGTCGACCTGGACCGGTAACCTGAAGCTGAGCACCGTGACCGCCGGTGGCGTGAATCTGTTTCGCACCCGCCAGGAGATTAAGCACAGTAACGACGCCTGGTTTTATACCGTGTTCCAGCTGGAAGGCGTGGCGGGACTGGAACAGGATGATCGTCAGATCACCCTGGCAGCCGGGGATATTAGCTTAATCGACGCCTCGCGCCCCTGCTCGCTTTACTGGCAGGAGAAGTCCCGCCAAATCTCCCTGCTGCTGCCCCGACAGATCCTTGAACAGCACTTCCGTTTTCAGGAGGTGAGCTGCGCACAAAAACTCTCCCATACCCTGCCCACGGTACAATTAAGCCACCGTCTGATGCAGGAGAGCATGAGCAACCCGACGCTTAGCGAGCAAGAGAGCGAAGCGGCGCTGGAGGCGATGGTCTGCTTACTGCGCCCGGTACTACAGCAGCGTGAAAGCACCCTGCCGCGCAAGGAGCGCCAGTTCAAAAGCGTGCTGTCATTGATTGACGATCATATTCAGGCGGAACATCTGCGCCCCGAGTGGATTGCGGCAGAGAGCGGTATGTCAGTACGCAGTCTCTATCGTATGTTTGCCGATAAAGGACTGGTGGTCGCGCAGTACATTAAAAACCGTCGTCTCGATCTCTGCGCGCAAATGCTGCGCGCAACCCGCGATGAAGAGAAACTGGCGGGCATTGGTTACAGCTGGGGCTTTACCGATCACAGCCATTTTTCTACCGCCTTTAAGCAACGATTTGGCATCTCACCCGGCGAATACCGCAAACGCCACCGCTGA
- a CDS encoding aldehyde dehydrogenase family protein, producing MSDTQVAVLQSVQQFLDRQHGLWIEGEQTASDSDNPLDVFNPATGEVIATTADASVQDVDRAVMSAWRAFVGRSWAGKLPAERERILLRFADLVEQHSEALSQLETLEQGKSINISRAFEVGCTLNWMRYTAGLTTKITGKTLDLSIPMPQGARYQAWTRKEPVGVVAGIVPWNFPLMIGMWKVMPALAAGCSIVIKPSETTPLTMLRVAELASEAGIPDGVFNVVTGSGAVCGAALTSHPHIAKVSFTGSTATGKQIARAAAERLMGVTLELGGKNPAIVLKDADPAWVIEGLMTGSFLNQGQVCAASSRIYIEAPLFDTLVSRFEQAVKSLSVGPGMSPQAHINPLVSRAHCDKVQTFLDEAQSGHAELITGNRGPDGKGYYVSPTLVVNPDASLRLTREEVFGPVVNLVRVADGEEALKLANDTEYGLTASIWTQNISHALSYSDRLQAGTVWVNSHTLIDANLPFGGMKQSGTGRDFGPDWLDGWCETKSVCVRY from the coding sequence ATGTCTGATACTCAGGTCGCCGTACTGCAAAGCGTGCAGCAATTTTTAGACCGCCAGCACGGTCTCTGGATCGAGGGAGAGCAGACTGCCTCCGATAGCGATAACCCTCTGGATGTGTTCAACCCGGCGACCGGCGAGGTGATTGCCACCACCGCCGACGCCAGCGTTCAGGATGTCGATCGCGCGGTCATGTCCGCGTGGCGCGCCTTTGTGGGCCGTAGCTGGGCGGGTAAATTGCCCGCCGAGCGTGAACGCATTCTGCTGCGTTTTGCCGATCTGGTGGAGCAACACAGTGAGGCGCTTTCCCAGCTTGAAACCCTGGAGCAGGGCAAATCCATTAATATCTCCCGCGCCTTTGAAGTGGGCTGCACCCTGAACTGGATGCGTTATACCGCCGGGCTTACCACCAAAATTACCGGCAAGACCCTCGACCTCTCTATTCCGATGCCCCAGGGGGCGCGTTACCAGGCCTGGACACGCAAAGAGCCCGTCGGCGTTGTGGCGGGCATCGTGCCGTGGAACTTCCCGCTAATGATTGGTATGTGGAAAGTGATGCCCGCGCTGGCGGCAGGCTGCTCGATCGTGATCAAGCCTTCGGAAACCACGCCGCTGACCATGCTGCGGGTGGCCGAACTGGCAAGTGAAGCGGGTATTCCCGATGGCGTGTTTAACGTGGTTACGGGCAGCGGGGCAGTGTGCGGCGCCGCCCTGACCAGCCATCCCCATATCGCTAAGGTGAGCTTTACCGGCTCTACCGCCACCGGCAAGCAAATTGCCCGCGCCGCGGCGGAGCGTCTGATGGGCGTCACCCTTGAGCTGGGTGGCAAAAACCCGGCCATCGTGCTGAAAGATGCCGATCCGGCCTGGGTTATTGAAGGGTTAATGACCGGCAGCTTCCTCAACCAGGGCCAGGTGTGTGCGGCCAGTTCGCGTATCTATATCGAAGCGCCGCTGTTCGATACCCTGGTAAGCAGGTTTGAGCAGGCGGTGAAGTCCTTAAGCGTCGGGCCGGGCATGTCCCCGCAAGCACATATCAACCCGCTGGTCTCCCGCGCCCATTGCGACAAGGTTCAGACCTTCCTTGATGAAGCGCAATCCGGGCACGCGGAGCTGATTACCGGCAATCGTGGGCCGGACGGTAAGGGCTATTATGTCTCGCCAACGCTGGTGGTGAACCCGGATGCCAGCCTGCGCCTGACGCGGGAAGAGGTGTTTGGCCCGGTCGTCAATTTAGTGCGGGTGGCCGACGGGGAAGAGGCGCTGAAGCTGGCGAACGACACCGAATATGGCCTGACCGCCAGCATCTGGACGCAAAACATCAGCCATGCGCTTTCGTACAGCGATCGACTGCAGGCCGGTACCGTCTGGGTGAACAGCCATACCCTGATTGACGCCAACCTGCCGTTCGGTGGCATGAAGCAGTCCGGCACCGGGCGTGATTTTGGCCCCGACTGGCTGGACGGCTGGTGTGAAACCAAATCGGTTTGTGTACGGTATTGA
- a CDS encoding putative hemolysin yields MRAAFWVGCAALLLSACSNEPVQQATAAHVAPGMRAAMSNSGQANCAMIGGSLSVARQLDGSAIGMCALPNGKRCSEQSLAGGSCGSY; encoded by the coding sequence ATGCGTGCAGCATTTTGGGTAGGGTGTGCCGCCTTGTTACTGTCGGCCTGTAGCAATGAACCTGTTCAGCAGGCCACCGCCGCGCATGTCGCGCCGGGGATGAGAGCGGCGATGTCCAACTCGGGACAAGCGAACTGCGCCATGATTGGCGGCTCGCTCTCGGTTGCACGTCAACTGGATGGCTCGGCCATCGGCATGTGTGCCTTGCCCAACGGCAAACGTTGCAGTGAACAATCGCTTGCCGGCGGATCGTGCGGAAGTTACTGA